The DNA window ACTAATTTTCATGGTAGTTGAAGAAATATTTATTCTCTACTAACATAGGTCCCACCAATGAAATCATGAATGCCTCTCTTGTCTTTTCGAAATATAACCATAAGTCCACTAACCAATACTGATACTCCAAAGGTAGCTAAAACAACGATATAGTTACCAACCACTTCTCTCATAACCATATTGAGTAATGTTACGTTTTTATCATCTTTAAAACGTTTTATTTTTATCTTGCAAATTCTCTTACCGATTATGTATCCGCCCCATAGAATAGGGATAATAGTCAAGTACAAAGTATAAAAAAATCGAAAAGTAAATTCGTTTGTCCATTCAATAGAGTAATTACCGTTAATGATATAATATATGATTCCAAGTATTGACGAAATAATTAAAAAATCTATAATACTTGCTAAAAACCTTATACCAAATCCTGCTGGTTTCGTTGAATTCATCTAGCTCCTCCAAATTTCCAATTTTTTATAAATTATACCATTTTCTTATTGAACTACCCTGCTTCGTTAGTGAAATAAGAAAATAGAGCTACCTAAGCACCTCCATCATATTTCACTAAAGCACCTCGTTAGTTCAATAAGAAAAATTATGTTTGATTACAAAAATAGAAACAGCTTTCCAGTATACAAGTTCCAAATAGAATGAGTGACTGTTGACGGAACGACCGATTTAGTTTTTATAGTAATACAAGCAAGAACAACCCCCGCAATAAGTGATAGGAATAAGTAGGCAGGATGGAACAGAGAAAAAATTACTGAAGTAATTACAACAGCCCATATTGGCTTCACTATTTTTAATAGAGCAAATAATAGTACTCCTCTAAAAAAAAGTTCCTCCCAAATTGGAGCGAAAATCACAGCAACTATTAAAGGATATTGTTTTAAACCCTCAACCAAACCATTTTTATAATAAACGATGAGACTTCGGTCCATTAAAATTTCGTAATGAATGCTTAACTTTAACATTAGGTAGGGAATAAAGATTCCCACAAACATATATAGGTAAGTCATAGGGCTTTTAAGTGGCTTGAAATTTAATAAAGGGACCATCAAACTTCTAACTGAATTAAAACTTAACGATATCAAAATAAAAATAAGCAACCAAACAATTGTGCCAAATCCGTTAAACAACTGACTATTAAAATAACTCACCCCATAGCCTGTTAGCAGAAGTAAAACTGTATACACCAAATTACTTTGTGTATTATTCCTTCTGTTACTAATAATCATATTTATCCCCCTTGTTTTATTGAACTGACCTGCCCTTTAGTACAATAAGTAAAAAATGCTTTACTCCTCCTTGAAGTAAAGCACACTTGTTGAATTACGAGTAGTGCGAATCTCTTGGTTTATTTTTCCAGTTGATTGACGGATTCTTCATAATCTTTATAATGAATCTACGGTTTTAATTTGAATCCCAGTTCTCGGCTTATTATGATCCTCTTTAAAATGAGGATGAAAATACGATGATAACTGTTGTTTTATTTCTAACTGAAGGGGTAACTGTGTTATTCCTTTTGAAATATATACCTCCCCAACATTTTCCCCATCTACAAAGAAACAAAGATTACCTTGATATAATGAATTGACGGAAATAAATTGTATTTTCACTCTCTCCTCCTTATTTAAAGAGTGAAAATTAATTGAGTGAACCAGTGTGTATGCACTAGTTAAATACAAAGTATCAACTAATGGAAGATCTGTATTAATTATGTCTAGCTCAACATCCCTTAAATCATTTTTCATTATTATCTCCACCTTTCTAAAAAGTAATGGAAAATGAAAATCCTTCTTGAAGTAAAGCACTCCGTTTGTTTAAAATAGATAGATATAAGCAATTAGTCCGGAGACACCTATTAAGATCATAGCAATACTCTTAAAGGCATTTTCCTCTCCTTTTAGCAAACCTACCACCCAAGTTACAAACCAACCAATGAGCATTAAACCAATTCCCAAATGGCGTAAGACTTTTATTCCAGATGCTAAAACAGAACCTGTAAGAAAAACTAGCAAACCAATAAAACTAGGTATAATACCTAAAATAGATAAAGGATGTCTAATCTCTTTTATAAGCTCTATCTGTTTCTCTTCCCCCATTTTTCTGAAGGAATGCCAAGCACCCAGAATAGGAATTGCCCATATAAGCGCTATATATATAACTTGAGTTAAACTCATGCCATCACCTTTTCTGCCCACACGATTTTCCTACACAAAATGCCCGATTGTTGGACACAAGTTAAACAACACTCTTTAACTAACCTGCTGCTTTACTTAAATACGTTTGAAATTAATAGAAGTTCCAATATTAAACAAATTTCCCGTTAGAAATTTTCAAAATCAATTTGGCTTATTGAACTAAACTGCATCGTTAGTTGAAGTATAACATTTCACATTGTACATAAAACAAGACCATCATTTTTGATGGTCTTGTTTTACTAAAGCACCTCGTTAGTTGAAGTACTTAATTCATCAATTTTTTTTTTGCAAGAGTGTAATGATAATGTAGTTGGTCTTCTATCTCAACATTCCCTCTATGATGAAAGCCACATTTTGCTATTACTTTATTTGAAGCTATATTGCGCGGAAGAACCACAGCATTCAATTGTTCAACATCGGTGTTTTCAAATAGGTAATTTACTAATCCTTTTACTGCTTGTGTTGTGTACCCCTTATTTCTATAATGCTTAGAAATAGAGTAAGCAACTTCTCGATTTGGTCCACTTAATTCCTCTTTAATACCCGTATTACAGAAACCAATAAATTCATCAGTTTCTT is part of the Psychrobacillus sp. FSL H8-0483 genome and encodes:
- a CDS encoding RDD family protein, translating into MNSTKPAGFGIRFLASIIDFLIISSILGIIYYIINGNYSIEWTNEFTFRFFYTLYLTIIPILWGGYIIGKRICKIKIKRFKDDKNVTLLNMVMREVVGNYIVVLATFGVSVLVSGLMVIFRKDKRGIHDFIGGTYVSRE
- a CDS encoding type II CAAX endopeptidase family protein — translated: MIISNRRNNTQSNLVYTVLLLLTGYGVSYFNSQLFNGFGTIVWLLIFILISLSFNSVRSLMVPLLNFKPLKSPMTYLYMFVGIFIPYLMLKLSIHYEILMDRSLIVYYKNGLVEGLKQYPLIVAVIFAPIWEELFFRGVLLFALLKIVKPIWAVVITSVIFSLFHPAYLFLSLIAGVVLACITIKTKSVVPSTVTHSIWNLYTGKLFLFL
- a CDS encoding GNAT family N-acetyltransferase, which codes for MNDLFTIDCGEILLREFRVEDVDAIYELTSQPEVYEFLPDWRSTREQRLDWVTNYEIPDNKEFLANVPSIGEGWLKLGIVLKETDEFIGFCNTGIKEELSGPNREVAYSISKHYRNKGYTTQAVKGLVNYLFENTDVEQLNAVVLPRNIASNKVIAKCGFHHRGNVEIEDQLHYHYTLAKKKLMN